Part of the Tolypothrix sp. PCC 7910 genome, TGTTCCAGAAAAAGTAGATTTAGCAGTAATTGCTACGCCAGCAGCCACAGTTCCCGGTATTATTGCTGATTGTGTTAAAGCCGGGGTTAAAAGCGCCATTATCCTCAGCGCAGGTTTTAAAGAAGCTGGGCCAGAAGGCATCGCCTTAGAACAGCAAATTCTGCAACAAGCCCGTCTTGGTAATATGCGAATCGTTGGCCCCAACTGCTTGGGTGTGATGAGTCCCCAATCTGGGCTGAATGCCACATTTGCTAGTGCGATGGCGCGTCCTGGTAACGTCGGCTTTATTAGTCAAAGTGGCGCGCTTTGCACAGCCATTCTCGATTGGAGTTTCCGGGAAAATGTTGGTTTTAGTGCCTTCGTTTCCCTTGGTTCCATGCTAGATGTGGGCTGGGGTGATTTAATTTATTATCTGGGCGACGATCCCCATACAAAAAGTATTGTAATTTACATGGAATCCGTGGGTGATGCCCGGTCATTCCTCTCAGCAGCTAGAGAAGTAGCTTTAACTAAACCAATTATTGTAATTAAAGCCGGTCGTACCGAAGCCGCCGCCAAAGCCGCAGCTTCCCACACAGGAGCATTAGCAGGTAGTGATAAAGTTTTAGATGCCGCTTTCCGTCGTTGTGGAGTGTTGCGCGTCAACAGTATTTCTGACTTGTTCGATATGGCAGAGGTGCTAGCCAAACAACCCCGTCCCAAAGGCCCGCGCCTGACAATTCTTACCAACGCTGGCGGCCCTGGTGTCCTGGCTACCGATGCGCTAATTTCATCAGGTGGCGAAGTGGCACCAATTTCCGAACAAACTCGCACCGCCCTCAACGAATTTTTGCCTACTCATTGGAGTCACGACAACCCTGTTGATATTCTGGGTGATGCCGATCCCCAAAGATATACCAAAGCTTTAGAAATTGCGGCTCAAGATCCCAATAGTGATGGCTTATTGGTGATTCTCACACCACAATCGATGACAGATCCTACCGCTACAGCCGAACAACTGAAGCACTATGTAGAAAGTTCACAGCAAAAATCGCAACCAGCTAAACCTATCCTGGCAAGTTGGATGGGCGGCGCAGATGTAGCAGCCGGAGAGATGATTTTAAATCGTCAAAGTATCCCGACTTACGCTTATCCAGATACGGCGGCGCGTGTATTTAGCTATATGTGGCAGTCTAGCTATAACTTGCGCGGTATCTATGAAACCCCGGTATTACCTACTACTGATTCTGGTTCCGGTATCCCCAATCGCCAATATGTGAATAAAATCATCCAAACTGCCAGACTAGCAGGGCGGACGATTCTCACCGAATTTGAATCGAAGGAAATCTTAGCAGCTTACGGCATTCCTGTAGTTGGTACTTGTATTGCCCGTAATGAAGAACAAGCGGTTGAATGTGCGGAAAAATTGGGGTATCCTGTCGTGCTCAAGCTGTTTTCCCACATTATTACCCATA contains:
- a CDS encoding bifunctional acetate--CoA ligase family protein/GNAT family N-acetyltransferase translates to MQNTLNSIIEPAYDILRTEKANPLDFIFAPHNVAVIGATEKQGSVGRTLLWNLISSPFGGTVFPVNPKRNSILGIKAYPTIFDVPEKVDLAVIATPAATVPGIIADCVKAGVKSAIILSAGFKEAGPEGIALEQQILQQARLGNMRIVGPNCLGVMSPQSGLNATFASAMARPGNVGFISQSGALCTAILDWSFRENVGFSAFVSLGSMLDVGWGDLIYYLGDDPHTKSIVIYMESVGDARSFLSAAREVALTKPIIVIKAGRTEAAAKAAASHTGALAGSDKVLDAAFRRCGVLRVNSISDLFDMAEVLAKQPRPKGPRLTILTNAGGPGVLATDALISSGGEVAPISEQTRTALNEFLPTHWSHDNPVDILGDADPQRYTKALEIAAQDPNSDGLLVILTPQSMTDPTATAEQLKHYVESSQQKSQPAKPILASWMGGADVAAGEMILNRQSIPTYAYPDTAARVFSYMWQSSYNLRGIYETPVLPTTDSGSGIPNRQYVNKIIQTARLAGRTILTEFESKEILAAYGIPVVGTCIARNEEQAVECAEKLGYPVVLKLFSHIITHKTDVGGVQLNITDAESVRRAYRAIESALQEKVQTDPHYSKLGSENPDIFLGVTVQPMVKTHGYELIIGSSLDPQFGPVLLFGTGGQLVEVFQDRAIALPPLNSTLARRMMEQTQIYKALTGVRGRKSVDMEALEQLMVAFSQLVVEQRWIKEIDINPLLASEEQLIALDGRIILHDADVTEEQLPKLAIRPYPTQYIGRWTLKNQTPVTIRPIRPEDEPLMVQFHHTLSEESVYFRYFHLIKLSQRVAHDRLTRICFIDYDREIALVVESQNSTKEAKEILAVGRLSKVHGTNTAEFAIVVSDRVQCQGVGTELLGRLIEIGRDEQLSKITADILAENHGMQKVCEKLGFRIQRTADPTVVKAEFDL